A region of Chitinophaga horti DNA encodes the following proteins:
- a CDS encoding plasmid pRiA4b ORF-3 family protein — protein MPVLKFRVYWEEDESVYRDIAIKPDQSFLAFHEAILKAYEFDSKHKATFHRSNDNWQRGREIILEKDDQPRKAEPLLMHETKIAAAVKDPNQKFIYVYDFAKNWTFMVELIGVSKEESIKVQYPACVRKEGLAPSQYGTKGLIGDKLVEMEEKYDLNREGSTSEDGFGEEGEDGEETEREDEGGSDEGGSEENYF, from the coding sequence ATGCCGGTTTTGAAATTCAGAGTTTACTGGGAGGAAGACGAAAGTGTGTACAGAGATATTGCTATCAAGCCTGATCAGTCTTTTTTAGCGTTTCATGAAGCCATCTTGAAGGCATATGAGTTTGACTCCAAACACAAAGCCACTTTTCATCGCAGCAACGATAACTGGCAGCGTGGCCGCGAAATCATTCTCGAAAAAGATGATCAGCCACGTAAGGCAGAACCTTTGCTGATGCACGAAACCAAGATCGCTGCAGCAGTAAAAGATCCTAACCAGAAGTTTATTTACGTATACGACTTCGCCAAGAACTGGACGTTCATGGTAGAACTGATCGGCGTATCCAAAGAAGAAAGCATTAAAGTACAATACCCTGCCTGTGTACGTAAGGAAGGCCTTGCGCCAAGCCAGTACGGTACCAAAGGCCTCATCGGCGATAAACTCGTAGAGATGGAAGAAAAGTATGACCTGAACCGCGAAGGCAGCACGTCCGAAGACGGCTTTGGCGAAGAAGGAGAGGACGGGGAAGAAACAGAACGCGAAGACGAAGGCGGCAGCGACGAAGGCGGCAGCGAGGAGAACTACTTCTAG
- a CDS encoding acyl-CoA reductase, giving the protein MDISQKIAALVRLGQYLDPADKAGKDELEAVKQRAFEQNGWFTPEFIDLALANISRYYLDGNALRTWLDQYPNAGSPATVKEVGIVAAGNIPLVGFHDWLCGFLSGHKVRLKLSGKDEVLMKHILAKLAEWYPETAALTSVEEMLKNCDAYIATGSNNSARYFHYYFAKYPHIIRKNRTSTAVLTGTETEEELEALAADVMVYFGLGCRNVTKVYVPENYNFEPLLQALRKYEHLIDHNKYKNNYDYNLALLLLNNNYYMSSGSLLMQENPSLFSPLSVLHYEFYTDILALHAELRANDEVQCIVGRGGVAFGAAQQPSLSDYADGVDTMAFLTGL; this is encoded by the coding sequence ATGGATATATCGCAAAAAATAGCTGCACTGGTACGTTTAGGGCAATATTTGGACCCGGCTGACAAAGCGGGTAAAGACGAGCTGGAGGCCGTAAAGCAGCGGGCATTCGAGCAGAACGGCTGGTTTACACCGGAATTTATAGACCTGGCGCTGGCGAACATCTCGCGCTATTACCTGGATGGCAACGCCCTGCGCACCTGGCTGGATCAATACCCTAACGCCGGATCGCCTGCTACCGTAAAGGAAGTGGGCATCGTAGCGGCCGGTAATATTCCCCTGGTGGGCTTTCACGACTGGCTGTGCGGCTTCTTGAGCGGGCACAAGGTACGGTTGAAACTCTCCGGCAAGGACGAAGTGCTGATGAAACACATCCTGGCCAAGCTGGCCGAGTGGTACCCGGAAACGGCGGCGCTCACCTCCGTGGAAGAGATGCTGAAGAACTGCGATGCGTATATTGCGACGGGCAGCAACAATTCCGCCCGGTATTTCCATTACTATTTCGCCAAATACCCGCATATTATCCGTAAGAACCGCACTTCTACGGCTGTACTCACCGGTACAGAAACGGAGGAGGAGCTGGAGGCGCTGGCAGCGGATGTGATGGTTTACTTCGGCCTGGGATGCCGGAACGTGACGAAGGTGTACGTACCCGAAAACTACAATTTCGAGCCGCTGTTACAGGCGTTGCGGAAGTACGAGCATCTGATCGACCACAATAAGTATAAAAACAACTACGACTATAATCTCGCTTTGTTACTCCTGAACAACAACTACTACATGAGTAGTGGCAGCTTACTGATGCAGGAAAACCCGTCCCTGTTTTCGCCGCTGAGCGTGTTGCATTATGAATTTTATACGGACATACTCGCCCTGCATGCTGAACTTCGGGCCAATGACGAGGTACAGTGCATCGTAGGCCGCGGTGGGGTCGCGTTCGGGGCCGCACAGCAGCCATCACTCAGCGATTATGCCGATGGGGTTGACACGATGGCATTTTTAACGGGGTTGTAA
- a CDS encoding S1C family serine protease, with translation MKFRQIAATILLSSATAFASIFVYNKYLQDKPGMFQNGSDDIPVNYAKYTSMPGTAGANAAPTDFQQAAKVASPGVVHIKTKINPRKVSNNLERRKSPLQDLFGGEDDFWDEFLGNRGGRQYYIPGQMASGSGVLISDDGYIVTNNHVVDGADEVSVTLANNKTFPAKIVGIDPNTDLAVIKIEATNLPYLLYGNSDEVNVGQWVLAIGYPLNLDATVTAGIVSAKARSIGINRQNSRRAIESFIQTDAAVNQGNSGGALINTAGELIGINAAIASPTGAYAGYSYAIPVNLVKKVVNDLLKYGNVQRAYLGINYSDPSVMTERERQELGVSPDFNGVAVAAVPEIGAAYKAGIKRGDIITGINGVPTPTAAEMMEQVARYKPGDKITISYLRDNKAYTVSTTLKNAAGTTDIVKADVLDYLGADLEPIRSEAAREVGIDGGVQVIGITTGILKKQTTMKPGFVILKAGDTKVTSLESLKKALEKNPSTQLVGFYPRMGGGLVYYNIKMTEDF, from the coding sequence ATGAAATTTCGACAAATTGCGGCAACCATTTTACTTAGTTCTGCCACTGCTTTTGCCAGCATATTTGTTTACAACAAATATTTACAGGACAAGCCGGGCATGTTCCAGAACGGATCGGACGATATTCCGGTGAACTACGCTAAATATACCAGCATGCCGGGCACGGCAGGCGCTAACGCTGCACCTACTGATTTTCAGCAGGCGGCCAAGGTCGCCTCTCCCGGTGTAGTGCACATCAAAACAAAGATCAACCCACGGAAAGTGAGCAATAACCTGGAGCGCCGTAAAAGCCCGCTGCAGGACCTGTTCGGTGGTGAAGACGACTTCTGGGATGAGTTCCTGGGCAACCGCGGAGGACGCCAGTATTATATTCCCGGCCAGATGGCTTCCGGTTCCGGTGTATTGATCTCTGACGATGGGTATATCGTAACGAATAACCACGTGGTAGATGGTGCCGACGAAGTGAGTGTAACACTTGCCAACAACAAAACCTTCCCTGCCAAGATCGTAGGTATCGATCCTAATACCGACCTGGCAGTGATCAAGATCGAAGCGACGAACCTCCCCTACCTCCTGTACGGTAACTCCGACGAGGTGAATGTAGGTCAGTGGGTACTGGCGATCGGTTACCCGTTGAACCTGGATGCGACCGTTACCGCTGGTATCGTGAGCGCCAAAGCACGTAGCATTGGTATTAACAGGCAGAACAGCCGCCGTGCGATCGAGTCTTTCATCCAGACGGATGCGGCCGTGAACCAGGGTAATAGTGGTGGTGCATTGATCAACACCGCGGGTGAACTGATCGGTATTAATGCTGCTATCGCCTCTCCTACCGGTGCGTACGCAGGTTATTCTTACGCCATCCCCGTGAACCTGGTGAAGAAGGTGGTAAATGACCTGTTGAAATATGGTAACGTACAACGTGCCTACCTCGGTATCAACTATAGTGACCCATCAGTCATGACCGAAAGGGAAAGGCAGGAACTGGGTGTGAGTCCGGACTTTAACGGTGTGGCCGTAGCCGCGGTTCCCGAAATAGGCGCAGCTTACAAGGCTGGTATTAAACGTGGTGATATCATTACAGGTATCAATGGCGTACCTACACCTACTGCTGCCGAAATGATGGAACAGGTGGCCCGTTACAAACCCGGTGACAAAATCACCATCAGCTACCTGCGTGACAACAAGGCTTATACCGTTAGCACCACGCTGAAAAATGCGGCCGGTACTACCGACATCGTAAAAGCAGACGTACTTGACTATCTCGGTGCAGACCTTGAACCCATCCGCAGTGAAGCTGCCCGTGAGGTAGGTATAGATGGCGGCGTACAGGTAATCGGCATCACCACCGGTATCCTGAAAAAGCAGACCACCATGAAGCCAGGCTTCGTCATCCTGAAAGCAGGCGATACGAAAGTAACGAGCCTCGAAAGCCTGAAAAAGGCACTGGAAAAGAATCCAAGCACCCAACTGGTAGGCTTCTACCCTCGTATGGGCGGCGGACTGGTGTACTATAACATCAAGATGACTGAAGACTTTTAG
- a CDS encoding sensor histidine kinase, translating to MPSIQYIARWLPVCLLLALSSHGQGLFIRNYNVKDGLANATVYAAAQDRDGFIWFATPTGVSKFDGKRFRNYTKKDGLTDNDVIKLAADSRNRVWFFSYNGKLSFFGNHFVHNAENDSTLRLGNNGLSELENVFEDRAQGLYFLNGGGRVVFYNGRTAVYDKWKTFPTDKFFFLKNDSTFRPLQAFFRLNSLQDLKDKTETVYTTVPYGLNEIGFIERIRQRAVLTYKNMAFSYTKKDVVPFFNGRDFGINEEISSICLDRDNLWIGTPRALYFIKDFFKGAKKASRLLNNHFITSILNDRDGNIWITTYGDGVYHIPYKNFYFSYLDNTNGLMSHSVFSVRKDKQDGSLYVGQNGGMLSRVDTLGRVRQFSLDSTGGRNSVLYISPYKQKDMLVGTDNNIFLLDRLSQRVRLLQAIRMIKDIKVTPSGKIRVAADKKLVTLGNGEQKTVPLDVLAMAVSCPTDTSYYIGTNNGLYYGSESVAPELANSGDMRLKQSIKDLEWINGDLWVGTSDQGIYMVRDNKVQKQFTSRENLASDICQQLYYDGHGRLYVATNRGVSVIDTKSQSLLRNITSTDGLMSDDIRDIHSDGDTLLIATSNGLCYFNADNIPMDTIPPTIYMNAIRYGDSSYLPKAQFTHLYESKGAFEVEFGAIAYDLPDLVEYQYNLSGDTLSWVTTKSNIIPFPDLQPGHYQLLIRARKYRSDWGPALALTMDIMPRWYQQWWARGILVLLGVLGILIILRFIVRRIKAAEKRKTEYNRRIAELEAKALTNQMNPHFIFNSLNSVQHLILEREEKQALNFLADFATLMRQMLNNSRKSFISLEDEIAFLTRYLELEKIRFASSFVYQFEIEEELKEYTIYIPPMLIQPILENAIKHGLAPKNGSGRLIVKMKLENDLLYCAVDDDGIGWEQSNALKSNKLVKHESTAISVIKERLQIIKSFNGSIGKLEIIDKFKSGSGSGEGTLVVVRIPIVKML from the coding sequence ATGCCATCTATACAGTATATCGCGAGGTGGTTGCCCGTATGCCTGCTGCTGGCCCTTTCTTCACATGGACAGGGCCTGTTTATCCGTAATTACAACGTAAAAGACGGACTGGCAAATGCTACCGTGTATGCAGCCGCCCAGGACCGGGACGGCTTCATCTGGTTTGCTACGCCCACCGGTGTGAGCAAATTTGACGGTAAACGTTTTCGTAACTATACCAAAAAGGACGGACTCACAGATAATGACGTAATAAAACTGGCGGCAGATTCGCGCAACCGGGTCTGGTTCTTTAGTTATAATGGCAAGCTGTCATTTTTCGGCAATCACTTCGTACATAACGCCGAAAACGACTCCACGCTTCGCCTGGGAAATAACGGCTTATCAGAACTTGAAAATGTTTTCGAAGACCGCGCTCAGGGATTGTACTTCCTGAACGGGGGAGGCCGCGTTGTGTTCTACAACGGCCGCACCGCGGTTTACGATAAATGGAAAACGTTTCCTACGGATAAGTTCTTCTTCCTGAAGAATGACAGTACGTTCCGGCCGCTACAGGCATTTTTCAGGTTGAACTCGTTGCAGGACCTGAAAGACAAAACGGAAACGGTATATACCACCGTTCCATATGGCCTGAACGAGATCGGTTTCATCGAACGCATCCGCCAGCGCGCCGTGCTGACGTATAAGAACATGGCGTTCTCTTACACCAAAAAGGACGTGGTGCCTTTCTTCAATGGCCGCGATTTTGGCATCAATGAAGAAATCAGCAGTATCTGCCTCGACCGTGACAACCTTTGGATAGGTACGCCGCGCGCGCTGTATTTCATCAAGGATTTCTTTAAAGGCGCTAAAAAGGCAAGCCGTTTATTGAACAATCACTTCATCACATCTATCCTGAACGACCGCGACGGCAATATCTGGATCACCACGTATGGGGATGGAGTGTATCATATTCCCTACAAAAACTTCTACTTCAGCTATCTTGATAATACGAATGGGTTGATGTCGCACTCTGTATTTAGCGTGCGTAAGGACAAGCAGGATGGCAGCCTTTATGTGGGCCAGAACGGTGGCATGCTCAGCCGGGTAGATACCCTCGGGCGTGTGCGCCAGTTCAGTCTCGACTCGACAGGCGGCCGAAACAGTGTGTTGTACATCTCGCCTTACAAGCAGAAGGACATGCTCGTCGGTACGGATAATAATATATTTCTGCTCGACCGCCTCAGCCAGCGGGTACGTTTGTTGCAGGCTATCCGTATGATCAAAGATATCAAGGTAACGCCCTCGGGAAAGATAAGAGTGGCGGCAGATAAAAAACTGGTCACATTGGGAAACGGGGAACAAAAAACGGTGCCGCTGGATGTACTGGCGATGGCGGTAAGTTGTCCTACGGATACCTCTTATTACATCGGCACGAACAACGGACTTTACTATGGTTCCGAATCGGTAGCGCCCGAACTCGCTAACAGCGGGGATATGCGACTGAAGCAAAGCATTAAGGACCTGGAGTGGATTAACGGCGACCTGTGGGTGGGCACCAGTGACCAGGGTATATACATGGTGCGCGATAATAAAGTACAAAAACAATTCACCTCCCGCGAAAACCTGGCGAGCGATATTTGCCAGCAGCTATATTACGACGGCCACGGCCGCCTGTATGTAGCGACCAACCGAGGTGTATCGGTGATCGACACGAAGTCGCAGTCGCTGCTGCGGAATATTACGTCCACCGACGGCCTCATGTCCGACGATATCCGTGATATTCATTCTGATGGGGATACTTTGCTGATCGCTACCTCTAACGGTTTGTGTTACTTCAATGCAGACAACATCCCGATGGATACCATTCCGCCGACGATTTACATGAATGCGATCCGGTACGGCGACAGTTCTTATCTACCGAAGGCGCAATTCACCCATCTCTACGAAAGCAAAGGTGCATTCGAGGTGGAATTCGGTGCTATTGCGTACGATCTGCCCGACCTGGTCGAGTATCAATATAACTTGTCTGGCGACACCCTCAGCTGGGTGACTACCAAGTCGAACATTATTCCCTTCCCGGACTTGCAGCCCGGGCACTATCAGTTGCTGATACGGGCACGTAAATATAGGAGCGACTGGGGGCCGGCGCTGGCACTTACGATGGATATTATGCCGCGCTGGTACCAGCAATGGTGGGCCAGGGGCATACTGGTGCTACTGGGAGTATTGGGAATTTTAATTATATTGCGTTTTATTGTGCGGCGGATAAAAGCGGCTGAGAAACGAAAAACCGAGTATAACCGGCGGATTGCCGAACTGGAGGCCAAGGCCTTAACCAACCAAATGAATCCGCATTTTATTTTCAATTCGTTAAATTCAGTACAGCATCTTATACTGGAGAGAGAAGAGAAACAAGCGCTCAATTTCCTGGCAGATTTTGCCACCCTGATGCGCCAGATGCTGAACAACTCACGGAAGTCGTTTATTTCGCTGGAAGATGAAATCGCATTCCTCACCAGGTACCTGGAATTGGAAAAGATCAGGTTCGCCAGCTCATTCGTGTACCAGTTTGAAATAGAGGAGGAGCTAAAGGAGTATACCATATATATACCGCCGATGCTGATTCAGCCAATTCTCGAAAATGCCATTAAACACGGACTTGCTCCTAAAAACGGGAGCGGGCGGCTTATAGTGAAAATGAAGCTTGAAAACGACTTGCTCTACTGCGCGGTAGATGACGACGGCATCGGCTGGGAACAGTCTAATGCGTTAAAAAGCAATAAGTTGGTAAAGCACGAATCCACCGCTATCAGCGTAATCAAAGAAAGACTGCAGATCATTAAATCTTTTAATGGAAGCATTGGAAAACTAGAAATTATTGATAAATTTAAGTCTGGGTCAGGCTCCGGGGAAGGTACCCTGGTGGTGGTCCGGATTCCCATTGTAAAGATGCTATGA
- the proS gene encoding proline--tRNA ligase, with protein sequence MSKEITARSQDYSQWYNDLVLKGQLADYSAVRGCMVIKPYGFALWENMRDVLDRKFKETGHQNAYFPLFVPKSLFEAEEQNAEGFAKECAVVTHYRLKTNPDKKGALMVDPEAKLEEELVVRPTSEAIIWNTYKGWIQSYRDLPILINQWANVVRWEMRTRLFLRTAEFLWQEGHTAHATSEEAVAETKQMLEVYADFVENYMAVPVIKGVKSPSERFAGAVDTYCIEALMQDGKALQAGTSHFLGQNFAKAFDVKFSNKENKLDYVWATSWGVSTRLIGALVMAHSDDDGLILPPRIAPLQVVIVPIYKGADQKASLDEKISVIVAELKKAGIRVKYDDNDNARPGWKFAEYEMKGVPVRVAIGARDLENNVAEVARRDTKEKASLSLDGLAGTIVTMLDEIQQGMFDKAKAFQQANITPANSFEEFEKLLDEKGGFISAHWDGTAETEEAIKERTKATIRCIPLDNPQEEGVCILTGKPSKERVLFARAY encoded by the coding sequence ATGAGTAAAGAGATCACAGCCCGCTCACAAGACTATTCCCAATGGTATAACGACCTGGTCCTCAAAGGCCAGCTGGCGGATTATTCTGCCGTGAGGGGTTGCATGGTGATTAAGCCCTATGGCTTTGCATTGTGGGAGAACATGAGGGATGTGCTGGACCGCAAGTTTAAGGAAACCGGCCACCAGAACGCTTATTTCCCGCTGTTCGTGCCCAAAAGCCTGTTCGAGGCGGAAGAGCAGAACGCCGAAGGCTTCGCCAAAGAATGCGCCGTAGTGACTCACTATCGTCTGAAAACCAACCCGGATAAAAAAGGCGCCCTTATGGTCGACCCGGAAGCGAAACTGGAGGAAGAACTCGTGGTCCGTCCTACCAGCGAAGCCATCATCTGGAATACTTACAAAGGCTGGATCCAATCTTACCGCGACCTGCCGATCCTCATTAACCAGTGGGCCAACGTTGTACGTTGGGAAATGCGTACGCGCCTGTTCCTCCGTACCGCCGAGTTCCTCTGGCAGGAGGGGCATACCGCACACGCCACCTCGGAAGAGGCGGTAGCTGAAACCAAACAGATGCTGGAAGTTTATGCCGATTTCGTAGAGAATTATATGGCTGTTCCAGTGATCAAAGGGGTAAAATCTCCTTCGGAACGTTTCGCCGGTGCTGTTGATACTTACTGCATTGAGGCGCTTATGCAGGACGGTAAAGCCCTTCAGGCAGGTACTTCACACTTTCTTGGCCAGAATTTTGCTAAAGCATTCGACGTTAAATTTTCCAACAAGGAGAACAAACTCGATTATGTGTGGGCGACTTCCTGGGGCGTATCAACCCGCCTGATAGGAGCCCTGGTAATGGCGCACAGCGACGACGATGGATTGATATTGCCTCCGAGAATAGCCCCGTTGCAGGTGGTAATCGTACCTATATACAAAGGAGCTGATCAAAAAGCCTCCCTCGACGAAAAGATCAGTGTAATCGTAGCCGAACTGAAAAAAGCAGGTATCCGTGTAAAATACGACGACAACGATAATGCCCGTCCGGGATGGAAGTTTGCCGAGTACGAAATGAAAGGTGTACCCGTTCGCGTTGCGATCGGCGCCCGCGACCTGGAAAATAACGTAGCCGAAGTGGCCCGCCGCGATACAAAAGAGAAAGCAAGTCTTTCCCTGGATGGACTGGCAGGTACGATCGTAACCATGCTCGACGAGATCCAGCAGGGTATGTTCGACAAGGCGAAAGCTTTCCAGCAGGCAAACATCACACCGGCCAACAGCTTCGAAGAGTTCGAAAAACTGCTCGACGAAAAAGGCGGCTTCATATCTGCCCATTGGGATGGCACTGCCGAAACGGAAGAAGCAATCAAGGAACGTACAAAAGCGACCATCCGTTGTATTCCTTTGGATAATCCACAGGAAGAGGGTGTTTGTATATTGACAGGCAAACCGTCGAAAGAGCGCGTACTTTTCGCAAGAGCTTACTAA
- a CDS encoding outer membrane protein transport protein yields the protein MNTTDLTDGYPVEYEYNLRTPWKGMVSASYIIGANSSDVKQQHGFITADAEYVNYAAMKYKFNKGSQSDRDYANALNNSIDQMYKGALNVRVGGELKFNVFAARAGFAYYSSPYEDSNMDGSNMKLSGGVGYRNRGFFIDLTYVHTIAKDTYYPFRLQDDGGVPVTAAQGNLTGGNILASVGFKF from the coding sequence ATGAACACCACCGACCTTACCGACGGCTACCCGGTTGAATACGAATACAACCTCCGTACACCCTGGAAAGGTATGGTGAGTGCCTCTTACATCATCGGCGCCAATTCTTCGGATGTAAAGCAGCAACATGGTTTTATTACGGCTGATGCGGAATATGTGAACTATGCCGCGATGAAGTATAAGTTTAACAAAGGCAGCCAGTCCGACCGTGACTATGCCAATGCACTGAACAACTCCATCGACCAGATGTATAAAGGTGCATTGAACGTGCGTGTGGGTGGTGAGCTGAAATTTAACGTATTCGCGGCGAGAGCAGGTTTTGCGTACTACAGCAGCCCTTACGAAGATTCCAACATGGACGGCTCTAACATGAAACTGAGCGGTGGTGTGGGTTACCGCAACCGTGGCTTCTTCATCGATCTTACTTACGTACACACGATCGCCAAAGATACCTACTATCCATTCCGTTTGCAGGACGATGGTGGCGTACCCGTTACAGCAGCGCAGGGCAACCTGACAGGCGGTAACATCCTGGCCTCCGTGGGCTTCAAATTCTAA
- a CDS encoding LytR/AlgR family response regulator transcription factor: MSIIKAAIVDDEVRNIHILRNILENYCKDVKVIGEAQNIHDAAEMIKENPIDVLFLDIEMPPHNGFQLLEMFPVLNFEVIFITAFQEYALQAIKFAALDYLLKPIKVSEVEDALEKVKKSKKGRLNELASILKDYVKNNDNAFSKIVIPVNDGYNVIDLKDIIYCEAFDSYTKIQLINNASHLISKSLKEYEEMLSDKGFYRVHKSFLINIHHIVKIIKGLGTAVIMSDQKNIPISSRKKDEFFTQLKGVINL, translated from the coding sequence ATGAGTATTATAAAAGCTGCCATCGTTGACGATGAAGTCCGCAACATACATATCCTCCGGAATATTCTGGAGAATTATTGCAAAGACGTAAAAGTTATCGGCGAAGCGCAAAATATCCATGATGCCGCTGAAATGATCAAGGAGAATCCTATCGATGTGCTTTTTCTTGATATCGAAATGCCTCCCCACAACGGGTTTCAGCTGCTGGAAATGTTCCCTGTACTGAATTTTGAAGTCATCTTCATTACCGCTTTCCAGGAATATGCGCTTCAGGCCATTAAATTTGCCGCTTTGGATTACCTGCTTAAACCTATCAAGGTAAGCGAGGTGGAAGATGCGCTCGAAAAAGTGAAGAAGAGCAAAAAAGGCCGCCTGAACGAACTGGCATCCATCCTTAAAGACTACGTAAAAAACAACGATAACGCCTTCTCTAAGATCGTAATCCCGGTAAACGACGGGTATAACGTAATAGATCTGAAAGATATCATTTATTGCGAAGCGTTCGACAGCTACACCAAAATACAGCTGATCAACAATGCTTCGCACCTCATCTCCAAGTCTCTCAAGGAGTATGAAGAGATGCTGTCCGACAAAGGTTTTTACCGCGTACACAAATCCTTCCTGATCAATATTCACCACATCGTGAAAATCATCAAAGGCCTGGGTACCGCCGTTATCATGAGTGACCAGAAAAACATTCCGATCTCCTCCCGCAAAAAGGACGAGTTCTTTACCCAGCTGAAAGGGGTGATCAACTTATAG
- a CDS encoding 4Fe-4S dicluster domain-containing protein, whose product MAIKITDECINCGACEPECPNNAIYEGGVEWALADGTTVKGSFSLMDGSTMDADQRNAPMSVDTYYIVPNKCTECQGFHEEPQCAAVCPVDCCVPDEMYQETVDELMAKKDKLHV is encoded by the coding sequence ATGGCAATCAAGATAACCGACGAGTGCATCAATTGTGGCGCCTGTGAGCCGGAGTGCCCCAATAATGCAATTTACGAAGGAGGGGTAGAATGGGCTCTGGCTGACGGAACAACTGTTAAAGGCAGCTTTTCACTGATGGATGGCTCCACAATGGACGCCGATCAGCGTAATGCCCCCATGAGTGTTGATACTTACTATATTGTTCCTAATAAATGTACCGAGTGCCAGGGCTTCCACGAAGAGCCCCAGTGCGCCGCGGTATGCCCGGTAGACTGCTGCGTACCTGACGAAATGTACCAGGAAACAGTGGATGAACTGATGGCAAAGAAGGACAAACTGCACGTATAA
- the miaA gene encoding tRNA (adenosine(37)-N6)-dimethylallyltransferase MiaA: MSKTVIIITGPTAAGKTALAIKLAQHFQTAVISADSRQCYKEISIGTAKPSPAELMAVPHYFINSHSIREEVNAATFEQLALQYASNIFKGNDTAIMCGGTGLYVRAFCEGMDVIPAIPPQVRDAVRAGYEQNGLTWLQETLQQRDPAFYAVAETQNPARLMRALEVLEATGQSIMVYRTATPQQRNFRIIKIGVTLPKEELHANINRRVDMMIADGLVEEVKSVMDYRKHNALQTVGYTEVFDYLDGNATLAQTAENIKVHTRQYAKRQLTWFRKDPATTWFDARKGEEVLQWVLKQKAGQ, from the coding sequence ATGAGCAAAACCGTTATCATCATCACGGGCCCTACGGCAGCGGGCAAAACCGCACTCGCCATAAAGCTCGCACAACACTTTCAAACAGCGGTCATCTCCGCAGACTCCCGACAGTGTTATAAAGAAATTTCTATAGGCACGGCCAAACCTTCCCCTGCGGAACTGATGGCCGTGCCGCATTATTTTATCAATTCCCACTCCATCCGCGAAGAGGTGAATGCAGCCACGTTCGAGCAACTGGCCCTGCAATATGCTTCTAATATTTTTAAAGGGAACGATACGGCCATCATGTGCGGTGGCACGGGGTTGTATGTCCGCGCCTTCTGCGAGGGCATGGATGTAATCCCAGCTATTCCGCCGCAGGTGCGGGATGCTGTGCGGGCAGGCTATGAACAAAATGGCCTCACCTGGCTGCAGGAAACATTGCAGCAACGCGACCCCGCTTTCTACGCGGTAGCCGAAACGCAAAATCCTGCCCGCCTCATGCGCGCGCTCGAAGTGCTGGAAGCCACGGGACAGTCGATCATGGTGTATCGTACTGCTACGCCGCAACAGCGCAACTTCCGGATCATTAAGATAGGGGTGACTTTACCCAAAGAAGAATTGCACGCAAATATCAATCGCCGGGTGGACATGATGATCGCCGACGGCCTGGTAGAAGAGGTGAAAAGTGTAATGGATTACCGCAAACACAACGCCCTGCAAACGGTTGGTTACACCGAGGTGTTCGACTACCTCGACGGCAACGCTACACTCGCACAAACGGCTGAAAATATTAAGGTGCACACGCGCCAGTACGCCAAACGCCAGCTCACCTGGTTCCGTAAAGACCCCGCCACCACCTGGTTCGACGCCCGCAAAGGGGAGGAGGTGCTGCAATGGGTACTAAAACAAAAAGCCGGTCAGTGA